The Deltaproteobacteria bacterium genome window below encodes:
- the murA gene encoding UDP-N-acetylglucosamine 1-carboxyvinyltransferase yields the protein MDKIVVRGGAPLRGEIAVSGAKNAALPLLFATLLTEEECRLSRVPRLVDIHTTLRLLRDLGVEYEWIDDQEVALSAGRVQNLEASYDLVKTMRASFLTLGPLLARFGRARVSTPGGCAIGARPVNIHLDGLQRLGATIHLYQGYVEAEAKKLRGAHLPLEFPSVGATENLMMAAALAEGDTIIDNAAREPEIVDLALLLNAMGARIRGAGTNSIIIEGVSSLHGAEHVVIPDRVEAGTFLAAGAITSGDVFVRGARADHLDEFLATFKEAGIEFVVHEAGIRVIGNGRPAGIQLTTLPYPGFPTDLQAQMMALLSLGQGQSTITETIFENRFMHAQELVRLGADIQVHGNVATINGVAYLSGAQVMATDLRASVSLLLAGLAAQGETEVARVYHLDRGYERIEEKLSRLGADIRRAKAD from the coding sequence CGGGTCCCCCGGCTGGTCGATATTCACACGACGCTGCGGTTGCTTCGGGACCTCGGGGTCGAATACGAATGGATCGATGACCAAGAAGTCGCGCTGTCCGCAGGCAGGGTGCAAAACCTCGAAGCCTCGTACGACTTGGTGAAAACCATGCGCGCTTCTTTTCTCACACTCGGTCCCTTGCTGGCGCGGTTTGGCCGTGCGCGGGTGTCCACGCCCGGAGGCTGCGCCATCGGTGCGCGTCCGGTCAATATCCACCTGGACGGCCTGCAGCGTCTCGGCGCCACGATTCATCTCTATCAAGGCTATGTTGAAGCGGAAGCCAAGAAATTACGCGGCGCGCATCTCCCGCTGGAATTTCCTTCGGTCGGGGCTACGGAAAATCTGATGATGGCTGCCGCCCTCGCCGAAGGCGACACTATCATCGACAATGCCGCGCGCGAACCGGAGATTGTCGACTTGGCGCTGTTGCTCAATGCGATGGGCGCGCGCATTCGCGGGGCAGGCACCAACTCGATCATTATCGAAGGCGTCTCGTCTCTTCATGGTGCCGAGCATGTCGTCATTCCCGACCGCGTCGAAGCCGGCACTTTTCTGGCCGCCGGGGCTATTACTTCAGGAGATGTCTTCGTGCGTGGTGCCCGCGCGGATCATCTTGATGAGTTTCTCGCCACCTTCAAAGAAGCTGGCATCGAGTTCGTCGTCCACGAAGCTGGCATCCGCGTCATCGGCAACGGTCGCCCGGCTGGCATTCAACTGACCACCCTTCCCTACCCTGGGTTTCCCACCGACCTGCAAGCGCAGATGATGGCGTTGCTCTCGCTCGGACAAGGACAGAGCACGATCACCGAGACGATTTTCGAGAACCGCTTCATGCATGCCCAGGAGCTAGTCCGCCTCGGTGCCGACATCCAAGTGCATGGCAATGTGGCGACGATCAACGGCGTTGCCTATCTGAGCGGTGCCCAGGTGATGGCCACGGATTTACGCGCCAGCGTGTCGCTGCTCCTCGCCGGACTGGCGGCTCAAGGCGAAACGGAAGTTGCGCGCGTCTATCACTTGGATCGTGGTTACGAGCGTATCGAAGAAAAACTTTCTCGGCTCGGTGCCGATATTCGCCGCGCCAAAGCCGACTAA
- the hisD gene encoding histidinol dehydrogenase, giving the protein MSAQKSHTVALLNTADPTCQRHLRKLLARGENASEQVEKSVRDIITAVKRRGDRAVCAYTETFDRVRLTAQTLAVPPEEWRAAFDSLPTVERRALQVAAQRITAFHRKQRQASWSYRDPLGVTLGQRIAPLHRVGVYVPGGKAAYPSSVLMNVIPAKVAGVKEIVVVSPPSPQGYHPGILAAAHLAGAHAFFRVGGAQAVAALAYGTNTIPQVDKIVGPGNIYVATAKRLVFGQVDIDMIAGPSEVLVIADDSASPRDVAADMLSQAEHDELAAPLCVTTSKSLARAIVQAIAEQLTTLSRARIAATSMRRQGAVIVARDRDEVITLANAIAPEHLELAVKNPRSWLPHLHHAGAIFLGHLSTEPFGDYIAGPNHVLPTGGTARFSSPLGVYDFLKRTNIIEASTRAMTALGPHIVQLAQMEGLEAHARAVQYRLNGGAHA; this is encoded by the coding sequence ATGTCAGCACAAAAATCCCACACTGTTGCCCTGCTCAACACTGCCGACCCGACGTGCCAACGCCACTTGCGCAAGCTGCTCGCGCGTGGCGAAAATGCCAGCGAGCAGGTGGAAAAAAGCGTGCGTGACATCATCACCGCTGTGAAACGGCGTGGCGATCGAGCAGTATGCGCCTACACGGAGACCTTCGACCGTGTCCGGCTCACAGCCCAGACCTTAGCCGTTCCTCCGGAAGAGTGGCGCGCAGCCTTCGACTCGCTCCCCACCGTCGAGCGCCGTGCGCTGCAAGTCGCGGCGCAACGCATCACCGCCTTTCATCGCAAACAGCGTCAGGCAAGCTGGTCGTATCGCGACCCGTTAGGTGTCACGTTGGGGCAACGCATTGCCCCGCTGCATCGCGTTGGCGTCTACGTGCCCGGTGGAAAAGCCGCGTATCCGTCTTCTGTTCTCATGAATGTCATCCCGGCCAAAGTCGCCGGGGTCAAAGAAATTGTCGTGGTCTCTCCGCCCTCGCCTCAGGGGTATCATCCCGGCATCCTCGCGGCGGCCCACCTCGCCGGAGCGCACGCGTTCTTCCGTGTCGGTGGCGCGCAAGCCGTTGCCGCACTCGCTTACGGTACCAACACCATTCCCCAAGTCGATAAAATCGTCGGCCCTGGCAACATCTACGTCGCCACGGCCAAACGCTTGGTGTTCGGTCAGGTGGATATCGACATGATCGCCGGTCCCAGTGAAGTCTTGGTCATTGCCGACGACAGCGCTTCGCCCCGCGACGTCGCCGCCGATATGTTGTCGCAGGCGGAACACGACGAACTCGCGGCCCCGCTTTGCGTCACCACCTCCAAGTCATTGGCGCGGGCGATTGTCCAAGCCATCGCCGAACAACTGACGACCTTGAGCCGGGCACGGATTGCGGCAACGTCAATGCGACGCCAAGGCGCGGTGATCGTGGCGCGGGATCGAGACGAAGTCATCACGCTGGCCAACGCCATCGCCCCCGAACATCTCGAACTCGCTGTAAAGAATCCCCGCTCCTGGCTTCCACATCTTCACCATGCCGGGGCGATTTTCCTCGGACATCTCTCCACCGAGCCGTTCGGCGACTACATCGCCGGACCGAATCACGTCCTCCCCACCGGCGGGACGGCGCGGTTTTCCTCGCCGCTAGGCGTCTACGATTTTCTCAAGCGCACGAACATTATCGAGGCGTCCACCCGGGCCATGACGGCACTCGGTCCTCACATCGTCCAGCTCGCGCAGATGGAGGGGCTTGAGGCCCACGCCCGCGCCGTGCAGTATCGTCTCAACGGAGGCGCGCATGCGTAA